From Carettochelys insculpta isolate YL-2023 chromosome 22, ASM3395843v1, whole genome shotgun sequence, one genomic window encodes:
- the NAA10 gene encoding N-alpha-acetyltransferase 10 isoform X1, which yields MNIRNARPEDLTNMQHCNLLCLPENYQMKYYFYHGLSWPQLSYIAEDENGKIVGYVLAKMEEDPDDLPHGHITSLAVKRSHRRLGLAQKLMDQASRAMIENFNAKYVSLHVRKSNRAALHLYSNTLNFQISEVEPKYYADGEDAYAMKRDLTQMAEELRRQLELKERSRQALGLLEPKANPGGECCAGDPEESKDVSEATESTDVKESSEASDSAS from the exons ATGAACATCCGCAACGCGCgg CCCGAGGACCTGACGAACATGCAGCACTGcaacctgctctgcctgcccgagAACTACCAGATGAAATACTACTTCTACCACGGGCTGTCCTGGCCGCAG CTCTCCTACATCGCCGAGGATGAGAACGGCAAGATCGTGGGCTACGTGCTGGCCAAGAT GGAGGAGGACCCAGACGACCTGCCCCACGGACACATCACGTCCCTG GCTGTGAAACGCTCCCACCGTCGCCTGGGGCTGGCGCAGAAGCTGATGGACCAGGCGTCCCGCGCCATGATTGAGAACTTCAATGCCAAGTACGTCTCCCTGCACGTCCGCAAGAG CAACCGAGCCGCTCTTCACCTCTACTCAAACACCCTCAACTTCCA GATCAGTGAGGTGGAGCCCAAGTACTACGCGGATGGAGAGGATGCCTATGCCATGAAACGGGACTTGACCCAGATGGCAGAGGAG CTGAggcggcagctggagctgaagGAGCGGAGCCGGCAAGCGCTGGGCCTGCTGGAACCCAAGGCCAACCCTGGGGGCGAGTGCTGTGCAGGGGACCCTGAGGAGAGCAAGGATGTGAGCGAGGCCACGGAGAGCACCGATGTGAAGGAGAGCTCTGAGGCCTCCGACTCAGCCTCCTAG
- the NAA10 gene encoding N-alpha-acetyltransferase 10 isoform X2 — MNIRNARLSYIAEDENGKIVGYVLAKMEEDPDDLPHGHITSLAVKRSHRRLGLAQKLMDQASRAMIENFNAKYVSLHVRKSNRAALHLYSNTLNFQISEVEPKYYADGEDAYAMKRDLTQMAEELRRQLELKERSRQALGLLEPKANPGGECCAGDPEESKDVSEATESTDVKESSEASDSAS, encoded by the exons ATGAACATCCGCAACGCGCgg CTCTCCTACATCGCCGAGGATGAGAACGGCAAGATCGTGGGCTACGTGCTGGCCAAGAT GGAGGAGGACCCAGACGACCTGCCCCACGGACACATCACGTCCCTG GCTGTGAAACGCTCCCACCGTCGCCTGGGGCTGGCGCAGAAGCTGATGGACCAGGCGTCCCGCGCCATGATTGAGAACTTCAATGCCAAGTACGTCTCCCTGCACGTCCGCAAGAG CAACCGAGCCGCTCTTCACCTCTACTCAAACACCCTCAACTTCCA GATCAGTGAGGTGGAGCCCAAGTACTACGCGGATGGAGAGGATGCCTATGCCATGAAACGGGACTTGACCCAGATGGCAGAGGAG CTGAggcggcagctggagctgaagGAGCGGAGCCGGCAAGCGCTGGGCCTGCTGGAACCCAAGGCCAACCCTGGGGGCGAGTGCTGTGCAGGGGACCCTGAGGAGAGCAAGGATGTGAGCGAGGCCACGGAGAGCACCGATGTGAAGGAGAGCTCTGAGGCCTCCGACTCAGCCTCCTAG